The DNA region AAATTTGATTATATCATGTTATTGTTGGGGAGATAAATAAAAATTTTTTTTTCGGAAGAAATTAATTTGTATGTGCTGTATTTTCACATATCATTTGATACAATGCCCCTTTTATCAAAGTGAGAGGTTAAGAGTGATAAGTAATAAATTTAAAGAGTTAGGCGCAGATTTTTTACTATTAATGGTTGCTGTGGCATGGGGAAGTACATTTTTTGTAGTACAAGCAGCGGTAAATGAAACACCTGTTTATACATTCTTGTTTTGGCGATTTTCTTTAGCGGGTCTTTTAATGGCACTTATTTCATTCAAACAAATTCGTTATCTCAATTTCAAGGTTTTAAAAGCAGGGGCTCTTTTGGGGCTTTTTATGTTTTTAGGTTATGCGTTTCAAACTTTTGCGCTTACGTATACGTATTCTTCAACAGTAGGTTTTATCACAGGGCTTAGTGTCATTGTCGTTCCTTTTGTGACATATCTTATTTTTAAACAAAAGGCTTCAATGTTTTCGACGTTGGGAGCCATTATAGCTTCAGTGGGACTTTACTTTTTAACACTCAATAGTGAACTAGGTTTATCTTTGGGTGAATTTTATGCTTTTGTCTGTGCAATGATGTTTGCATTGCATATTGTTTTTACAGGTCACCTCTCACGTCAACATAATATATACCTTTTAGTGATGATTCAGTTTTTAACAGTTGGGATTTGTTCTTTCATTGGAGGTTTTATGATGGAAGGTTCAATCATGCCTCCTAATACTAATAGGTTGTTTGTAGATGCCATAGCCATTACGGTTATTTTTGCAACAATTTTTGCCTTTTGGGTACAAACAGCGATGCAACGTTTCACAACGGCAGCAAAAACTGCAATTATTTTTACGATGGAGCCAGTAAGTGCAGGTGTTTTTGGTTATTTCTTCGCAAACGAACTTTTAACATTTCCACAAATATGTGGTGCTGTGATGATTTTAGGTGGCATGCTTACGGCAGAACTTGGCTCATACTATATGGAGCAGTATCGCAGAAGGAATAATGCTATTTAGTGTACAGAATATTAACGTCTTTCATTTTTTAGTTTCAAATACCTCCTTCTGAACTCGTTGGGTGATATATCTAATGCAACTTAGTTGTGACTTAATAGCTTTTTAGATAACATTCACTATTAACTAATGAGGAAAATCATGAGTGAACAAATTAAAACATTGTTTCAAGAACACGACATCAAATTTACAGCCGCACGCTCCTCCATTTTAGAGGTGCTCAAAGAGACGCATCATCCTATGAACTATGAGCAAATTAAAGAGAAGATGAATATTACAATGGATAAAGCGACGTTTTATCGTAATATCGCCAAGTTTGAAGAATTGGGAATGGTGCATAAATTTGAGGCCGATGATCGTAAGTGGTATTTTGAACTTTCTAGCACCACGCATGCCCATTTTATCTGTGAACAGTGTCATCAAATAACCTGTATGAATGTTGATCTTGGTAACGTAGAAGGTGATGTAAAGAGTATTGTACTTAAAGGTACGTGTAAGGAGTGTCGCACATGAAAAAACTTTTACATGTAAGCTTTTTAGTGCTATTTTTCTTGAGTGGCTGTGCTGTCAAAAAAAATATTACTATGTCAGAAACGTATGTCATTACAATTAAAAACAAACAGATTGCACTTTCTGATACGGGTTTTATTAATCAAGGGCAAGATTATACCAATGTGCAAATTTTTTCTGCAGGAAGTGTGCTTTTCAATCTTGAAATGATGGGAAATAGCATCTGTTTGGATGGAAGATGTATGGATAAGCTCTCTTTCAATCAGCAGTTCTTTCAAGAAGAACATTATGTAGGGTTAATGGAAGACATTATTGCGAAACAACCTATTTTTGAAGGCAAAAATTTACATCAAACGAGTCATGGTTTTGAACAAGAGTTAGATTTTCCTCATAGCCATATTATCTATAAAATTGAAGACTCAAATCTCTCTTTTAGAGACACAAAACAGGGTATTCTGATCCGTTTAAAACCATTACAATAAAGGAATTTTATGAAATTTGTTGGAGCGCATGTCAGTGCCAGTGGTGGAGTTTTTAATGCTCCCATTAATGCCACAAAAATTGGAGCAAAAGCCTTTGCTCTCTTTACTAAAAATCAACGTCAATGGGAAGGTAAACCTTTGACACAAGATGAGATTGATCGTTTTAAAGTCGAATTAGAAAAAGCACAGATTTTACCCAAGCATGTTCTACCTCATGATAGTTATTTGATTAACCTTGGTCACCCTGAGCATGAAGCACGTGAAAAATCGTTGAGTGCCTTTTTAGATGAGGTAAAACGCTGTGAAGCTTTAGGACTTGATAAACTCAATTTTCATCCAGGGAGTCATTTGAAACAGATAGATGAAGAGGCATGCTTGGAGCTCATTAGTGCATCCATGAATGAAGTGTTACGTCAAACAAGTGGTGTGAGCTTGATAGTTGAGAATACAGCAGGACAAGGAAGCAACATGGGTTACAAAATGGAACACTTAGGCTACCTGATGGATAACTCTATCGATAAAGAACGTGTCGGGGTTTGCATCGATACCTGCCATCTGTTTACCTCAGGTTACGATATTAGAAGTGAAGAGGTATATAGGCAAACGATGGAAAAATTTGCTACAATCGTCGGATTTAAGTATCTCAAAGGGATGCACTTAAATGATTCTAAGCCCGATTTGGGCGCTCGTGTTGATAGACATGATTCTATCGGCAAGGGAAAACTTGGAATCGAGCCGTTCAGGTTTATTATGAATGATGAACGCCTTAATGACATTCCTTTGGTTCTTGAAACAATCGATGATTCCATATGGGCAGAAGAAATCGCACTGCTTTATAGTCTTGTCAACTAAAAAACCTTAAGGAACCTATATGAAACAAACGGTAAAAGTAGTCACTCTGCTCAGTCTTAGTGCGGCGACGTTACTAGCTTCAGGATACCGTATACCTGAGCAATCTTTAAATTCTGTAGCACTAAGTGCAGCATATGTTGCAGGGGCAAATGGGGCAGATGCCAGTTACTACAATCCCGCGAATATGTCGTTTATGGAAAATGGCGCTTTTACTGAAGTTGCAATGACCTATATTAATTTGCCAAAAGTGAAGTATACCGATGCTCAAAGCAGTACTTTGAACGGTGATTCTAAGGAAGAGCAGTTTTTAATGCCGAATTTGCATTATGTCTCCCCTATGGTAGGAAATTGGCGTTATGGTCTTTCGATTACAGCTCCGGCTGGTCTTTCAAAACGTTGGGATGAAGCTTTTCAAAAAGCAAGTTCAGAGGAGTTTACACTTAAAGTTATTGAAGTGAATCCAACAGCAAGTTATCTTGTTAATGATCAATTTTCACTTGGTTTTGGTGTGCGAGGTGTTTATACGGATGGTGTTGTTAAGAGCAATGCTTCTGGACTTGGATCGCCAGCAAATAGAGACCTTACTGGAGATTCAATTGATTTTGGATATAACTTGGCTCTTAGTTACAAGCCAATTAAAGATTTAACTTTAGCTGCAACGTATCGCTCAAAAGTTGATTTAACGGTTGAAGGTGATGCAACGCTTGTAAGTGGCATGTATAGGGGAGGTGCTTCTGTTACCATTCCTTTACCTGCTTCTTTAGCATTAGCAACTGCCTATACGTATGATAAAACAACCGTTGAATTTGTGTACGAGCGAACCTATTGGTCAGCTTATAAAAATTTAGATTTTAATTATGATGTTGATTTAACAGCTACCGCTATGGCAGCATTTGATAAGCCAATTTTAAAAAATTGGAAAGATTCTAATGCTTATCGTATTGGGTTAAGTCACCAATGTACAGATAATCTTAAAATGATGCTTGGTTTTGCAATTGATAAATCGCCTACTCCAGATAATACTCTTGGTTTCGAGTTACCAGACTCAGATGCAAAACTATACTCGATTGGTTTTGAGTATAAAGTGACTCAAAACCTGAAAGTGGGTCTAGCTTATTTGTATGATGATAAAGAAGATCGAACAATTACAAGTAGAGCAAATTCAACAGCACCGTATGGAACATTTTCAGATTCTGCAGCCCATTTAGTGACGGCATCATTTAAATATAAGTTTTAAACATGCTAACCTATCCGTATCAGAATTTTTATGAGATTATAGAAGCGAATGCTAAAAATGCTCCTAAAAAAACAGCTATATTTATCGATGATCGCAAAGTTACGTATTCAAAACTCAAGCAAAATATTGATACCTTTGCACGTTTTTTAGAATTTAGCGGGATTAAAAGCGGAGAGAGAGTTGCCATGATTGTTGGCAACTCTGAAGAGTTTGTTGTCTCTTTATTTGCAATTACGAAAATAGGGGCTATTGCAGTACCCTTAAATACTTTTTTGAAAAAAGAGGAATTTGAGTATATTCTGAATGATTGTGGTGCGCGGATGCTTATTTCATCTGCATCATTTGCAAATGAGACAAAAAATTTGCTCAATACAACAAAAATCGAAAAAATTGTTTGGACAGATAAATATCCCTATTTAGATGAGCAAAATTACAGCTTCACTGAAATTGATGCAAATCTAGGAAATCATGAGCGCTTACTAAAACGACCACTATTAGATGATCTTGCTTGTATCGTTTATACATCAGGAACAACAGGTAAACCTAAGGGAGCTATGCTTTCTTATCGCAACTTTTTTTCCAATGCTATTGCTGGGTCTATTTCATTTCAAATCACAGAGAAAGATCGCTTCATCGTATTTTTACCAATGTTTCACTCTTTTACTCTCTCTATTATGGTACTTCTTCCAATGTTTACCTGTTCAAGCATTGTCATTGTTCGCTCTGTTTTCCCTTTTGCCAATGTGCTTAAGCAGACATTGCTTAAACAAGTGACAATTTTCTTGGGAGTTCCAACTCTTTATAACGCACTTTTAAAAGCAAAAATTCCATGGTATTTTATGTGGTTTAATAAAGTACGTATTTTTATATCTGGAAGTGCACCTCTCAGTGAACAATCACTCCATGATTTTAATGCAAAATTTAAAAAAGCAAAGCTTTTAGAAGGGTATGGCTTAAGTGAATGTTCACCAGCTGTTTGTGTCAATCGACTTGATCATCAAAAACCACTTTCTGTTGGGCTACCTCTTCCTAGCTATGAAGTAAAAATCGTTAATGAAGAGATGATGGAAGTTAGAACTGGTGAGGTGGGTGAAATTATGGTTAAGGGAGATTGTGTTATGCACGGTTATCTTAACCACGCAAATTCAACAGATGAAACAATTATGAATGGCTGGTTGCTTACAGGAGATTTAGGTAAAAAAGATGAAGATGGCTTTATCTACATTGTTGATCGTAAAAAAGACCTTATTATTTCCAAAGGAATTAATATTTACCCTCGTGAGATAGAAGAAATTATTTATAAATATGAAGGTGTTGATTCAGTTGCGGTGATTGGTGTTAAAGACGAAACCAAAGATGAAGATGTTTTAGCATTTATTCAACCCAAAGAGGGTATTGAACTTCAGGAAATGGAATTACGCCAATATCTTAAAAAACATTTAGCAAATTTTAAGTTACCTAAGCATATTTATTTTGTTGAAGAGCTTCCAAAAAATGCAACAGGGAAGGTTCTTAAGCGTATTTTAAAAGAGAAAGTACAAAGTGGTGGAATGTTACGTAAAAAATAGAGATTAACTTTTTCATCAAAGGGTTATTTTATCATCATCTTGTCATTATAAGTTATACTATAATTTTTTTATTTGGATTTAAAGGTTTGTATTGCAATATTTAGTAGATTTTTTAGAGAGTAAAACGGTTCAAACATCAAAAATTTATGAGCATCTTAAGTGTTCTATTGACGAAGCAAAATTTTTACAAATGATGACCAAAGAGTATGTCTTAGGTTCTGTAGAAATGGGTGTTGCTGATGGTCTTATTAAACTTTTTGGTGATAAAAATTATGCGCATTTACAACAACTTTCCCTTGTTAAAGACATCATTGAACAAGGCTGGATTATTCAAAATAGCTTTCTAACTTCGAAGATTATGGATGTCTCAAATTTAGAACTTTTAAACAGTACTGTTACTTTAAGCTCTGCTTTTTTGAAGCTATTAGAAGAAGGAACACTTGAAGTAGTGTTACCAGATGTTACGCCCTATGAAGATCATCTTGAATATTTAAAAGATCAATTTTTTCGTATTGAACTTTATCAAAAACTCAGCCAAACGAAGCACAACGCTACGGAAAATTCACCGAGTATTGGACGCCTAAAAAATAAACTTGAACTTTTAGAGAGTCGTATTGTTGAGCGTATAAAAGTAACACAAAATGAGATCATTGTAGAGACAATTTTTAAAGAAAATGAGTTGAATGCAAAAGAACAGCTCATTTTCCTAGCACTTTTAAAAGAAGAGTATGCGGGAGAGTTTGAAAGTTTACGCGATATGAATACGCTCATAAGTCTTATCAGTATTGATGATTACGAGAAGATTAAAAATCGCTCACTTTTAGAAGAGGGTTCTAAACTCATTGAAAATTTGATAATTGATTACGATGAAATGCTGAGTACTTTTGGTGGTGTGACACGAAGCTTCTTTATTAGTGAAGAGTTTTTGCAAAAGATTATGCATCCTAACAAAGAGAAAAAAAGCAAGAAAATAAAACTCGATATGCTCATCGGTGAGCAGGAACTTTTTGAATTGATCGACCCAAAGACCAATTTGGATGATGTGATTTTACATCCAAAGACCAAAGAGGTGCTTGATAATTTACTGAAACAAATTGATAAAAACGTGGTGAAATTGCTGCGCGAATGGGGAATAAAAGAGAGGCGTAGTGGCATTGATGCTAAGATTATTCTTTATGGTCCTCCAGGAACGGGCAAAACGATGACAGCTCTTTCTTTGGCTAAGTCAATGAAAAAACGTGTCCTTAGCTTTGATTGCTCTAAGATTCTTTCCAAATATGTCGGTGAGAGTGAAAAAAATGTACGCAGTATTTTTGATACCTACAAAGAACTGTGTAAAAAGACGAAAAGTGAGCCATTATTGCTTTTGAATGAAGCCGATCAGTTCTTGAGTGCACGCTCAACCGACAGCGGAGCGAGTGCCGATAAAATGCACAATCAGATGCAAAATATATTTTTAGAGCAGATTGAACGTTTCGATGGACTACTTATTGCAACGACAAATCTTTTGGAGACGATTGATCCCGCATTTTCAAGGCGTTTTGACTATAAAATTGCTTTTGAAAAGCCTGATTTAAAACAGCGAATTGAACTTTGGAAAAAACTTTTACCTGAAAATGCGACCTATGAAGAGGGATTGGATATTGAAAAACTCGCTTCGTATCCACTAACAGGTGGCCAGATTAAAGTGGTACTTAAAAATACAGCTTTAAAAGTGGCTACTAAAGCAAAGCCTCTGTTTACCTTTGAGGATTTCAAACTTGCCATTGATCGTGAAACCAAAGGTGCCTTTGGTGATGCTAAGTCGGTTGGATTCATGAACTAAAGGCATAAGCAAGCCTTTTTGAGTGTTTACATGTAAACATTCAGATGGATTTGTTGTGAAGTTATCTTTTTTGTTCATTAGAGGCAAGTTTTTTGAAGAAACATCTTTGTCTGGTACCTTTGTGGTTAACGTAGTTTTTGTGTTTTTACTCAAATAGCATTATAAAAAAATGAAGGAATGATGATGACCCCTTTGTCGCATATGGATTTTGCACATCCTTATTTTGGAGCTTTTTTTCTCCTAATCTTTGGTGCTGTTGTTTTTTATGGTATTACCGTGTTAGCACGCTCGATCAGTCGCAAGATGGCACGAT from Sulfurospirillum diekertiae includes:
- a CDS encoding fatty acid--CoA ligase yields the protein MLTYPYQNFYEIIEANAKNAPKKTAIFIDDRKVTYSKLKQNIDTFARFLEFSGIKSGERVAMIVGNSEEFVVSLFAITKIGAIAVPLNTFLKKEEFEYILNDCGARMLISSASFANETKNLLNTTKIEKIVWTDKYPYLDEQNYSFTEIDANLGNHERLLKRPLLDDLACIVYTSGTTGKPKGAMLSYRNFFSNAIAGSISFQITEKDRFIVFLPMFHSFTLSIMVLLPMFTCSSIVIVRSVFPFANVLKQTLLKQVTIFLGVPTLYNALLKAKIPWYFMWFNKVRIFISGSAPLSEQSLHDFNAKFKKAKLLEGYGLSECSPAVCVNRLDHQKPLSVGLPLPSYEVKIVNEEMMEVRTGEVGEIMVKGDCVMHGYLNHANSTDETIMNGWLLTGDLGKKDEDGFIYIVDRKKDLIISKGINIYPREIEEIIYKYEGVDSVAVIGVKDETKDEDVLAFIQPKEGIELQEMELRQYLKKHLANFKLPKHIYFVEELPKNATGKVLKRILKEKVQSGGMLRKK
- a CDS encoding Fur family transcriptional regulator, producing MSEQIKTLFQEHDIKFTAARSSILEVLKETHHPMNYEQIKEKMNITMDKATFYRNIAKFEELGMVHKFEADDRKWYFELSSTTHAHFICEQCHQITCMNVDLGNVEGDVKSIVLKGTCKECRT
- a CDS encoding ATP-binding protein, whose translation is MQYLVDFLESKTVQTSKIYEHLKCSIDEAKFLQMMTKEYVLGSVEMGVADGLIKLFGDKNYAHLQQLSLVKDIIEQGWIIQNSFLTSKIMDVSNLELLNSTVTLSSAFLKLLEEGTLEVVLPDVTPYEDHLEYLKDQFFRIELYQKLSQTKHNATENSPSIGRLKNKLELLESRIVERIKVTQNEIIVETIFKENELNAKEQLIFLALLKEEYAGEFESLRDMNTLISLISIDDYEKIKNRSLLEEGSKLIENLIIDYDEMLSTFGGVTRSFFISEEFLQKIMHPNKEKKSKKIKLDMLIGEQELFELIDPKTNLDDVILHPKTKEVLDNLLKQIDKNVVKLLREWGIKERRSGIDAKIILYGPPGTGKTMTALSLAKSMKKRVLSFDCSKILSKYVGESEKNVRSIFDTYKELCKKTKSEPLLLLNEADQFLSARSTDSGASADKMHNQMQNIFLEQIERFDGLLIATTNLLETIDPAFSRRFDYKIAFEKPDLKQRIELWKKLLPENATYEEGLDIEKLASYPLTGGQIKVVLKNTALKVATKAKPLFTFEDFKLAIDRETKGAFGDAKSVGFMN
- the nfo gene encoding deoxyribonuclease IV codes for the protein MKFVGAHVSASGGVFNAPINATKIGAKAFALFTKNQRQWEGKPLTQDEIDRFKVELEKAQILPKHVLPHDSYLINLGHPEHEAREKSLSAFLDEVKRCEALGLDKLNFHPGSHLKQIDEEACLELISASMNEVLRQTSGVSLIVENTAGQGSNMGYKMEHLGYLMDNSIDKERVGVCIDTCHLFTSGYDIRSEEVYRQTMEKFATIVGFKYLKGMHLNDSKPDLGARVDRHDSIGKGKLGIEPFRFIMNDERLNDIPLVLETIDDSIWAEEIALLYSLVN
- a CDS encoding OmpP1/FadL family transporter, whose product is MKQTVKVVTLLSLSAATLLASGYRIPEQSLNSVALSAAYVAGANGADASYYNPANMSFMENGAFTEVAMTYINLPKVKYTDAQSSTLNGDSKEEQFLMPNLHYVSPMVGNWRYGLSITAPAGLSKRWDEAFQKASSEEFTLKVIEVNPTASYLVNDQFSLGFGVRGVYTDGVVKSNASGLGSPANRDLTGDSIDFGYNLALSYKPIKDLTLAATYRSKVDLTVEGDATLVSGMYRGGASVTIPLPASLALATAYTYDKTTVEFVYERTYWSAYKNLDFNYDVDLTATAMAAFDKPILKNWKDSNAYRIGLSHQCTDNLKMMLGFAIDKSPTPDNTLGFELPDSDAKLYSIGFEYKVTQNLKVGLAYLYDDKEDRTITSRANSTAPYGTFSDSAAHLVTASFKYKF
- a CDS encoding DMT family transporter — protein: MISNKFKELGADFLLLMVAVAWGSTFFVVQAAVNETPVYTFLFWRFSLAGLLMALISFKQIRYLNFKVLKAGALLGLFMFLGYAFQTFALTYTYSSTVGFITGLSVIVVPFVTYLIFKQKASMFSTLGAIIASVGLYFLTLNSELGLSLGEFYAFVCAMMFALHIVFTGHLSRQHNIYLLVMIQFLTVGICSFIGGFMMEGSIMPPNTNRLFVDAIAITVIFATIFAFWVQTAMQRFTTAAKTAIIFTMEPVSAGVFGYFFANELLTFPQICGAVMILGGMLTAELGSYYMEQYRRRNNAI